One segment of Prionailurus bengalensis isolate Pbe53 chromosome X, Fcat_Pben_1.1_paternal_pri, whole genome shotgun sequence DNA contains the following:
- the LOC122476799 gene encoding ferritin heavy chain-like, producing the protein MATAPSSQVRQNYHPQCEAAINCQINLELYTSYAYLSMAFYFDRADVALENFSKFFLRRSHEESQHAEKLMQLQNQRGGRLRLRDIMKPDRHNWENGLNAMECAFHLEKSLNQSLLDLHQLATDKNDAHLCSFLETNYLHEQVKVIKELGGYITSLRKIETLEDGLAEYLFDKLTLGNSDKN; encoded by the coding sequence ATGGCCACTGCGCCGTCCTCTCAAGTGCGCCAGAACTACCACCCGCAGTGCGAGGCCGCCATCAACTGCCAGATCAACCTGGAGCTCTACACCTCCTACGCGTACCTGTCGATGGCCTTCTATTTCGACCGCGCCGACGTGGCCCTGGAGAATTTCTCCAAGTTCTTCCTGCGCCGGTCCCACGAGGAGAGCCAGCATGCCGAGAAGCTGATGCAGCTGCAGAACCAGCGTGGGggccgcctccgcctccgcgACATCATGAAGCCTGACCGCCACAACTGGGAAAACGGCCTCAACGCCATGGAGTGCGCCTTTCACCTGGAGAAGAGCCTGAACCAGAGCCTGCTCGACCTGCACCAGCTGGCCACCGACAAGAATGACGCCCACCTGTGCAGCTTCTTGGAGACCAACTACCTGCACGAGCAAGTCAAGGTCATCAAAGAGCTGGGGGGCTACATCACCAGCCTGCGCAAGATAGAGACCCTGGAAGATGGCTTGGCAGAATACCTCTTTGACAAGCTCACCCTGGGCAACAGCGACAAGAACTGA